One window of Medicago truncatula cultivar Jemalong A17 chromosome 2, MtrunA17r5.0-ANR, whole genome shotgun sequence genomic DNA carries:
- the LOC25486892 gene encoding E3 ubiquitin-protein ligase RGLG4 yields MGNLLGKNKKHEHQDTRNDPKGRDERISSSNFPIHKPVPLPLPRQVISGQSSNTKKPLKKYDLIQDNFTTLEQVIVALRKEGLESSNLILGIDFTKSNEWTGQISFNKKSLHAIGDTPNPYEKAISIVGKTLAPFDEDNLIPCFGFGDATTHDQEVFSFHSDHSPCHGFEEVLACYKNIVPNLKLSGPTSYAPVIEAAIDIVEKSHGQFHVLVIIADGQVTKGVDNEVSPQEKKTIKAIADASKYPLAIVLVGVGDGPWEDMEKFDDKIPSRDFDNFQFVNFTKIMSKNTSAAEKEAAFAVNALMEIPFQYKACVELQKLGRVTGRAKRIVPKPSPVPYSRPAHSNSTTDDQNQSACCPVCLTNAKDLAFGCGHMTCRDCGSRLRHCPICRHRITSRLRVYSG; encoded by the exons ATGGGTAACCTCTTAGGTAAAAACAAAAAGCATGAGCATCAAGATACTAGGAATGATCCTAAAGGAAGAGATGAAAGAATCTCTTCATCTAATTTTCCAATTCACAAACCTGTCCCATTACCACTACCACGACAAGTTATTTCTGGACAAAGTTCAAACACCAAGAAACCTCTCAAGAAGTATGATTTGATTCAAGATAACTTCACAACTCTTGAAcag GTTATTGTAGCACTTAGGAAAGAAGGTTTAGAGTCATCAAATCTCATCCTTGGAATTGATTTTACAAAGAGTAATGAGTGGACTG gcCAAATCTCATTCAATAAGAAAAGCCTGCATGCAATTGGAGATACACCAAACCCATATGAGAAGGCCATATCAATTGTTGGCAAGACTTTAGCTCCCTTTGATGAAGACAACTTGATTCCATGCTTTGGCTTTGGTGATG CTACCACACATGATCAAGAAGTATTCAGCTTTCATAGTGATCATTCACCATGCCATGGATTTGAAGAAGTTTTGGCTTGCTACAAAAACATAGTTCCAAACTTGAAACTCTCAG GACCAACTTCTTATGCTCCAGTGATTGAGGCTGCCATAGACATAGTCGAGAAAAGTCATGGCCAATTTCATGTTTTGGTTATCATTGCAGACGGTCAG GTTACAAAAGGTGTAGATAATGAAGTCAGTCCTCAAGAAAAGAAGACAATCAAAGCAATTGCTGATGCAag TAAATATCCACTTGCTATAGTTCTGGTTGGAGTTGGTGATGGACCTTGGGAAGACATGGAAAAGTTTGATGACAAAATTCCGTCACGCGATTTTGACAATTTTCAG TTCGTTAACTTCACAAAAATAATGTCTAAAAACACAAGCGCAGCAGAAAAAGAAGCAGCTTTTGCTGTTAACGCTCTCATGGAGATTCCCTTCCAATATAAAGCATGTGTTGAATTACAAAAACTGGG ACGTGTAACAGGAAGAGCGAAGAGAATAGTTCCAAAACCATCTCCTGTACCTTACTCTCGGCCTGCACATAGCAATTCAACAACAGATGACCAAAATCAATCT GCCTGCTGCCCTGTTTGTCTGACGAATGCAAAGGATTTGGCATTTGGATGTGGGCACATG ACTTGCAGAGATTGTGGATCAAGGTTAAGACATTGTCCAATATGTCGACACAGGATCACTAGTCGTCTTAGAGTGTACAGTGGCTGA